One Amorphoplanes digitatis genomic window carries:
- a CDS encoding carbohydrate ABC transporter permease yields the protein MNRYTARTFALEMLMVAVGIVFAFPVYVLVNLAIRSPSDTSSPIRPTTSPTFANFTGAWREAGLGGALVNSVLVTAVSVLIVLAVSALAAYTLARSTARWSRGTFLLIMLGLILPFQLAALPLYQTVRDLGLLGSVWSLVLFYSGLQVPFTTFLYVGFLRALPRDFEDAAAIDGCSPLATFRYVVLPMLKPVTVTALVLNAVAVWNDFFTPLLYLSGSDQQTVPVAVAGFVGQFVSDWNLIFAALRISIVPVLVVYLALQRSIINGFAGGLKG from the coding sequence ATGAACCGCTACACCGCTCGCACGTTCGCGCTCGAGATGCTCATGGTCGCCGTCGGCATCGTCTTCGCCTTCCCGGTGTACGTGCTGGTGAACCTCGCGATCCGCAGCCCGTCCGACACGTCCTCGCCGATCCGCCCGACCACCTCGCCGACCTTTGCCAACTTCACCGGGGCGTGGCGCGAGGCCGGCCTCGGCGGCGCGCTCGTCAACAGCGTGCTGGTGACCGCCGTCAGCGTCCTGATCGTGCTGGCCGTCTCGGCGCTCGCCGCGTACACCCTGGCCCGCTCGACCGCCCGCTGGTCCCGCGGCACGTTCCTGCTGATCATGCTGGGCCTGATCCTGCCGTTCCAGCTCGCCGCGCTGCCGCTGTACCAGACCGTCCGCGACCTGGGCCTGCTCGGCTCGGTCTGGTCGCTCGTGCTCTTCTACTCCGGGCTACAGGTGCCGTTCACGACCTTCTTGTACGTCGGTTTCCTGCGCGCCCTGCCCCGCGACTTCGAGGACGCCGCCGCGATCGACGGCTGCTCGCCGCTCGCGACGTTCCGCTACGTCGTGCTGCCCATGCTCAAGCCGGTCACGGTGACGGCCCTGGTGCTCAACGCCGTCGCGGTCTGGAACGACTTCTTCACGCCGCTGCTCTACCTCAGCGGCAGCGACCAGCAGACCGTCCCGGTCGCCGTGGCCGGCTTCGTCGGCCAGTTCGTCTCGGACTGGAACCTCATCTTCGCCGCCCTGCGGATCAGCATCGTGCCGGTGCTGGTGGTCTACCTCGCGTTGCAGCGCAGCATCATCAACGGCTTTGCCGGGGGGCTGAAGGGATGA
- a CDS encoding copper resistance CopC family protein produces MSAIAAATVLAVAVVAPPPAYAHGGLVSSTPAQGATVDAPVEAVSLAFTEKPAQFAFFAVYAPSGIRVDKPWSHAEPFRLDRPVKEYQLVDGAWQPREFTAGFPARVPVAHWPERGPYVVRYQSVASDGEPVAGEVRFTYGGAVTAAPPGWSPPTGGPTAELLAAAPAPSGIVAAAPSGTVAAAPVPDDRGPWPWLVPILLVVAVAGAVALAVTGRRTTTRRS; encoded by the coding sequence ATGTCCGCCATCGCCGCCGCCACCGTCCTGGCCGTCGCGGTCGTGGCGCCGCCGCCCGCGTACGCGCACGGCGGGCTGGTGAGCTCCACCCCGGCGCAGGGTGCGACGGTGGACGCGCCGGTCGAGGCGGTGTCGCTGGCGTTCACCGAGAAGCCCGCGCAGTTCGCCTTCTTCGCCGTGTACGCGCCGAGCGGGATCCGCGTCGACAAGCCCTGGTCGCACGCGGAGCCGTTCCGCCTCGACCGGCCGGTCAAGGAGTACCAGCTGGTCGACGGAGCGTGGCAGCCGCGGGAGTTCACCGCGGGCTTCCCGGCCCGGGTGCCGGTGGCGCACTGGCCGGAGCGCGGGCCGTACGTGGTCCGCTATCAGAGCGTCGCCTCCGACGGCGAGCCGGTCGCGGGGGAGGTCCGCTTCACGTACGGCGGTGCGGTGACCGCCGCGCCGCCGGGCTGGAGCCCGCCGACCGGCGGGCCGACCGCGGAGCTGCTCGCCGCCGCACCCGCGCCGAGCGGGATCGTCGCGGCCGCGCCGAGCGGGACCGTCGCGGCCGCACCGGTACCCGACGACAGGGGTCCGTGGCCCTGGCTGGTGCCGATCCTGCTGGTGGTCGCGGTCGCCGGGGCGGTCGCCTTGGCGGTGACCGGACGGCGGACGACGACTCGCCGTTCCTGA
- a CDS encoding extracellular solute-binding protein, with the protein MKTRRFAVVVSALTALTLAAACSSGTNARSGSDGADGKTLTLASVDQGSIEDVIKAFEAANPGVKVNFTTSGADQYQAQIRTQLASGTAPDVMTVWPGNGNPGATYVLAKPGYLLDLSDQPWAAKLPEAFKTVAQYEGKTYNAVFGLNGIGAVYNDEALARSGLKAPTTWTELLAFCRDAKGKGTPAYALGIQDNWVTQLVLYALAATVVFGPDRDFNTKLASGQATFAGSAWTQAMARYQEMEKAGCFQKNPLGTSYEASQTLAATGKTLGIVQGNWIISLLKQKNPNGTFTMTALPATDDPATFLMPAAAGAGYGVNAKAKNRDLALKFVTYVMSPAGMKLFNEKQGSLPTLPGAGTTVDPGLKELTTFVEGNRTVPFMDQLWPNAKVQQSMLSGLQEVFSNQATGDEVLKDMDTEYQKGE; encoded by the coding sequence ATGAAAACACGCAGATTCGCGGTCGTCGTCTCCGCCCTGACGGCGCTCACCCTCGCCGCGGCCTGTAGCAGCGGCACCAACGCCAGGTCCGGATCGGACGGCGCCGACGGCAAGACCCTCACCCTCGCCTCCGTCGACCAGGGCTCCATCGAGGACGTCATCAAGGCGTTCGAGGCCGCCAACCCCGGCGTGAAGGTCAACTTCACCACGAGCGGCGCCGACCAGTACCAGGCACAGATCCGTACGCAGCTCGCGTCCGGCACCGCGCCGGACGTGATGACGGTGTGGCCGGGCAACGGCAACCCCGGCGCCACCTATGTCCTGGCCAAGCCCGGCTACCTGCTCGACCTGTCCGACCAGCCGTGGGCCGCGAAGCTGCCGGAGGCGTTCAAGACGGTCGCGCAGTACGAGGGCAAGACCTACAACGCGGTGTTCGGCCTCAACGGCATCGGCGCGGTCTACAACGACGAAGCCCTTGCCAGATCCGGCCTCAAGGCGCCGACGACGTGGACCGAGCTGCTCGCCTTCTGCCGCGACGCCAAGGGCAAGGGCACCCCCGCGTACGCCCTCGGCATCCAGGACAACTGGGTCACCCAGCTCGTCCTCTACGCACTCGCGGCCACCGTCGTCTTCGGCCCGGACCGCGACTTCAACACCAAGCTGGCGAGCGGGCAGGCCACGTTCGCCGGCTCCGCCTGGACCCAGGCCATGGCCAGATACCAGGAGATGGAGAAGGCCGGCTGCTTCCAGAAGAACCCCCTCGGCACCAGCTACGAGGCCAGCCAGACCCTCGCCGCGACCGGAAAGACCCTCGGCATCGTCCAGGGCAACTGGATCATCAGCCTGCTCAAGCAGAAGAACCCGAACGGCACCTTCACCATGACCGCGCTGCCGGCCACCGACGACCCGGCCACCTTCCTGATGCCCGCCGCCGCCGGCGCCGGATACGGGGTGAACGCCAAGGCCAAGAACAGGGACCTCGCCCTCAAGTTCGTCACGTACGTGATGTCGCCAGCCGGCATGAAGCTGTTCAACGAGAAGCAGGGCAGCCTGCCGACGCTGCCCGGCGCCGGCACCACGGTCGACCCGGGCCTGAAGGAGCTGACCACCTTCGTAGAGGGGAACCGCACGGTCCCGTTCATGGACCAGCTCTGGCCCAACGCTAAGGTCCAGCAGAGCATGCTCAGCGGCCTCCAGGAGGTCTTCAGCAACCAGGCCACAGGGGACGAGGTCCTCAAGGACATGGACACCGAGTACCAGAAGGGCGAGTAG
- a CDS encoding LacI family DNA-binding transcriptional regulator — MDKSAPRRITIVDVARHAQVSTTTVSKVLRNAYGASPAMRAKVRRSIDELGYRPSAAARGLRGQTYTIGVMLPELRNLFFADILDGITAQLAGTDYQVLLAPGCNGEKAEARVIEAMIDRSMDGLVLIAPVSAKSRLNTVARGVPTVVVGRHGPSTTYDTVTDDDVAGAALVVDHLADLGHRRIAHIEHHETDPVRLREMPNAQRANGYREAMRARGLGDEIDVASTTYTQQGGYLGAKALLARPVRPTAIFAGADVVALGALEALADAGLSVPGDISVAGYDNSALAAFGPISLTSVDQDGREMGANAARLLVDRIAERDRRTTHVKLTPTLVVRRTTAAI; from the coding sequence GTGGATAAGTCAGCGCCCCGGCGGATCACGATCGTCGACGTCGCCCGTCACGCACAGGTGTCCACCACCACGGTCTCCAAGGTCCTGCGCAACGCGTACGGCGCCAGCCCCGCCATGCGTGCCAAGGTGCGGCGGTCCATCGACGAGCTCGGGTACCGCCCATCGGCCGCCGCCCGGGGCCTGCGCGGCCAGACGTACACGATCGGCGTCATGCTCCCCGAGCTGCGCAACCTGTTCTTCGCCGACATCCTCGACGGGATCACCGCCCAGCTCGCCGGCACCGACTACCAGGTGCTGCTCGCACCCGGCTGCAACGGCGAGAAGGCCGAGGCCCGGGTCATCGAGGCCATGATCGACCGCAGTATGGACGGCCTGGTCCTCATCGCACCGGTCTCCGCCAAGTCGCGCCTCAACACGGTCGCCCGCGGCGTACCCACCGTCGTCGTCGGCCGGCACGGACCCTCCACCACCTACGACACGGTCACCGACGACGACGTCGCCGGCGCCGCGCTTGTCGTCGACCACCTCGCCGATCTCGGCCACCGCCGGATCGCGCACATCGAGCATCACGAGACCGATCCCGTACGCCTCAGGGAGATGCCCAACGCCCAGCGCGCCAACGGCTACCGGGAGGCGATGCGCGCCCGCGGGCTCGGCGACGAGATCGACGTCGCCTCGACCACCTACACCCAGCAGGGCGGCTACCTCGGCGCGAAGGCGCTGCTGGCCCGGCCGGTCCGGCCGACGGCCATCTTCGCGGGCGCGGACGTCGTCGCGCTCGGCGCGCTGGAGGCGCTCGCCGACGCCGGCCTGTCCGTGCCCGGCGACATCTCGGTGGCCGGCTACGACAACAGCGCCCTCGCGGCGTTCGGCCCGATCTCACTGACCAGCGTGGACCAGGACGGCCGCGAGATGGGCGCGAACGCCGCCCGCCTGCTGGTGGACCGCATCGCCGAACGCGACCGCCGGACCACACACGTGAAGCTGACGCCGACCCTGGTGGTCCGGCGCACCACGGCCGCGATCTGA
- a CDS encoding carbohydrate ABC transporter permease → MTADLRVRQFGRADAAPRAYRRRGGPPWWFALPALLFFAFVVLVPSVRGVYYAFTDWDGLDPEFDFIGLRNFTDMLDDATASQAIWHTLLIAVAITVIQNGIGLLLALGVNSAIKSRNILRVLLFAPVVVTPIVTAYLWRNLLGPDGAVNSLLAVVGLESWQQDWLGDPDLALWMVVLVVVWQFAGYSMVIFLAGLQSIPREIYEAAAIDGTGAVRRFWSIVRPLLAPAITINLMLSIIGGIKLFDQVYALTGGGPGHATDTISTLIYKDAFTLGEFGYSIALAVVLTIIIAIVSAGQYAALSRNERAAS, encoded by the coding sequence GTGACAGCTGATCTCAGAGTCCGGCAATTCGGCCGGGCCGACGCCGCGCCGCGGGCCTATCGGCGGCGCGGGGGGCCGCCGTGGTGGTTCGCCCTGCCGGCCCTGCTGTTCTTCGCCTTCGTGGTGCTGGTGCCCAGCGTCCGCGGCGTCTACTACGCCTTCACCGACTGGGACGGCCTCGACCCCGAGTTCGACTTCATCGGCCTGCGCAACTTCACCGACATGCTCGACGACGCCACCGCGTCGCAGGCCATCTGGCACACGCTGCTGATCGCGGTCGCCATCACGGTGATCCAGAACGGCATCGGGCTGCTGCTGGCACTCGGCGTCAACTCCGCGATCAAGAGCCGGAACATCCTGCGGGTGCTGCTGTTCGCCCCGGTGGTGGTCACCCCGATCGTGACCGCGTACCTGTGGCGGAACCTGCTCGGCCCGGACGGCGCGGTCAACAGCCTGCTCGCCGTGGTCGGCCTGGAATCCTGGCAGCAGGACTGGCTCGGCGACCCGGACCTGGCACTGTGGATGGTCGTTCTGGTGGTGGTCTGGCAGTTCGCCGGCTACTCCATGGTCATCTTCCTGGCCGGGCTCCAGTCGATCCCCCGCGAGATCTACGAGGCGGCCGCGATCGACGGCACCGGCGCGGTGCGCCGCTTCTGGTCGATCGTCCGGCCGCTGCTCGCCCCGGCGATCACCATCAACCTGATGCTGTCGATCATCGGCGGGATCAAGCTCTTCGACCAGGTGTACGCGCTCACCGGCGGCGGCCCCGGCCACGCGACGGACACCATCTCGACCCTGATCTACAAGGACGCCTTCACGCTCGGCGAGTTCGGCTACAGCATCGCCCTGGCCGTCGTGCTGACGATCATCATCGCGATCGTCTCCGCCGGGCAGTACGCCGCCCTGTCCCGCAACGAGAGGGCGGCCTCATGA
- a CDS encoding alpha-L-rhamnosidase C-terminal domain-containing protein, translating to MPDRPRSRRALAGVVVCLLAVTAMPGRAAAALPTWPANPNWQALVPAPATDGVRAASITRTSGNVTNAGGLAGQGTGATVLTTSATNSPATVILDFGKEVGGTPFITVSAASGAATVRVATSEALPFLTAGSGGVYNSDNGSAVTFSVNGARTYTGALRGGFRFAALQLTTAGNVTLTAAGVNFKAYRATPDRYQGWFISSDDQLNRMWYAGAYTAQMDMVPTGVASCFTVPVIFDGAKRDRAIWSGDLMITNPVAQLSLGTNSAPYVKGSITSITNLQASNGRLTSAVGFRGCGAFDYAVTYSAYSAIIAVQYYRYTNDTAFITGLRSKLEAATAYHATRVNANGLVVTNDNDYWQTSQSGEVTEYSLAYYELLQNMIWMEGRVGTAARVTEYTNKANALKTAINARLFNASAGLYQHTNSRPNVFPLDANMNAVRLGVAPADRVSGILSYFRARWQAHGSQISQPAPSMADPYGHTIEPLNNTWEVMARFAGNDTAGALDLLRRHWGIQVDPSSGYYTGTFWEFVNANGLPSRGFDSLAHAWGAGPTQLLTENVLGATAVNPGYAAWQVKPQAGTLTWAQGQVPTAGGSLIVRWARDTTGQFRIQVTAPTGTSGQVWVPLASASATSTAVTSGATLLRRDGLYDVYAVGAGTSEFTSAP from the coding sequence ATGCCTGACCGCCCCCGATCCCGGAGAGCCCTGGCCGGTGTCGTCGTCTGCCTGCTGGCCGTGACCGCGATGCCCGGCCGGGCCGCGGCCGCGCTGCCGACCTGGCCCGCCAACCCGAACTGGCAGGCCCTGGTGCCCGCGCCGGCCACCGACGGCGTGCGCGCCGCGAGCATCACCCGCACCAGCGGCAACGTCACGAACGCCGGCGGCCTCGCGGGCCAGGGCACCGGCGCCACCGTCCTCACGACCTCCGCCACGAACTCCCCCGCGACCGTCATCCTCGACTTCGGCAAGGAGGTCGGCGGCACGCCGTTCATCACCGTCTCCGCCGCGAGCGGCGCGGCCACCGTCCGGGTCGCCACCAGCGAGGCGCTGCCCTTCCTGACCGCCGGCAGCGGCGGGGTCTACAACAGCGACAACGGATCGGCGGTCACCTTCTCCGTCAACGGCGCGCGCACCTACACCGGCGCGCTCCGCGGCGGCTTCCGGTTCGCGGCGCTCCAGCTGACGACGGCCGGCAACGTGACCCTGACCGCCGCCGGCGTCAACTTCAAGGCCTACCGGGCCACCCCCGACCGGTACCAGGGCTGGTTCATCTCGAGCGACGACCAGCTCAACCGCATGTGGTACGCCGGCGCGTACACCGCACAGATGGACATGGTCCCCACCGGCGTCGCGTCCTGCTTCACCGTGCCGGTCATCTTCGACGGGGCCAAGCGCGACCGGGCCATCTGGTCCGGCGACCTCATGATCACCAACCCGGTCGCGCAGCTCTCCCTCGGCACCAACAGCGCGCCGTACGTCAAGGGCTCGATCACCAGCATCACCAACTTGCAGGCCTCGAACGGCCGGCTCACCAGCGCCGTCGGGTTCCGCGGCTGCGGCGCGTTCGACTACGCGGTGACGTACTCGGCCTACTCGGCGATCATCGCGGTCCAGTACTACCGCTACACCAACGACACGGCCTTCATCACCGGACTGCGGTCGAAACTGGAGGCCGCGACCGCCTATCACGCCACCCGGGTCAACGCGAACGGCCTGGTCGTGACGAACGACAACGACTACTGGCAGACCTCGCAGAGCGGCGAGGTCACCGAGTACAGCCTCGCCTACTACGAGCTGCTGCAGAACATGATCTGGATGGAGGGCAGGGTCGGCACCGCGGCCCGGGTGACCGAGTACACCAACAAGGCCAACGCGCTCAAGACCGCGATCAACGCCCGCCTGTTCAACGCCTCCGCCGGGCTCTACCAGCACACCAACAGCCGACCGAACGTCTTCCCGCTCGACGCCAACATGAACGCGGTCCGGCTCGGCGTCGCGCCAGCGGACCGGGTGAGCGGAATCCTGAGCTACTTCCGGGCGCGGTGGCAGGCGCACGGCAGCCAGATCTCGCAGCCCGCGCCGAGCATGGCCGACCCGTACGGCCACACGATCGAGCCGCTCAACAACACCTGGGAGGTCATGGCCCGCTTCGCCGGCAACGACACCGCGGGCGCGCTCGACCTCCTGCGCCGCCACTGGGGCATCCAGGTCGACCCGAGCAGCGGCTACTACACCGGCACCTTCTGGGAGTTCGTCAACGCCAACGGCCTGCCGTCGCGCGGCTTCGACAGCCTGGCACACGCCTGGGGAGCCGGCCCGACACAGCTGCTCACCGAGAACGTCCTCGGCGCCACCGCGGTCAACCCCGGCTACGCGGCCTGGCAGGTCAAACCGCAGGCGGGCACGCTGACGTGGGCGCAGGGCCAGGTACCGACGGCAGGCGGATCCCTGATCGTCAGATGGGCCCGCGACACCACGGGTCAGTTCCGCATCCAGGTCACCGCACCCACCGGAACCAGCGGACAGGTCTGGGTACCCCTGGCCTCGGCATCGGCGACCAGCACGGCCGTGACCTCCGGCGCGACGCTGCTACGCCGCGACGGCCTGTACGACGTCTACGCCGTCGGCGCCGGAACCTCCGAGTTCACTTCGGCACCGTGA
- a CDS encoding nSTAND1 domain-containing NTPase codes for MTVLGSSAAASPERIGNREDFGRELSLLRQVAGLSVRQVAARTGGYRNHSTIGDWFAGRGLPAASSRELLVEVLRACGVTDPAATAEWVAAWQRLRCSPGPRPQGPEPYRGLASFEPEHAEWFFGREALTAELIDRLSTAYAAGGGMQVVVGASGSGKSSLLRAGLIHAVRCGGLSGDGWSVRLFTPGRTPLDELAAQLAAAAGVPHEKVAAGLREHPASAAEYAHHRLLLVVDQFEEAFTTCEDRAQRQAFVTALCAAAGPGRALVVIGLRADFYAPLLRHPELVAAVRANQLTVAPMADADLRRAITEPARKAGVEVTDGLVELLLSEGPTRSHDAAVLPLLSHALLATWQHSRDRRLTVADYREVGGIDRAVAATADAVYAEFDEDRRHLARQVFLGLVHVTADAPDTRRRRDRAELVIECDGPADEVAEVLDRFVAQRLITVDADRVQLSHEALLTAWPELRGWLEADRAGMLTRRHLVEAATTWQREQRCDTALYRGARLAVAREWARRTGAPALSPVARDFLAASVAREHAEQHTARRRTRRLRQLVAGLTLLFLLATTMTVLAVRSQRASDRQRDEAVSRQVAEEVDPLRGGNPALANQLSLAAYRLARTPEARGALLSSFAAPYSIRLTGHTGYVHDVQFSPDRRLLASASSDRTVRLWDVTDPHRPAPRAVLDAASDYVASVTFSPDGATLVTTSADHTVGLWDVRDPGRVTRTAVLTGHGGAVDQAAFSPDGRTLATASGDRTVRLWDVTDRRDPRPLAKLAGERAMFSVAFSPDGRTLAGGDERDVRLWDVTDPRRPGAAVTLTGHTGVVSMIAFSPDGRTLATGSYDRTARLWSLAGGTGHASSVITDHTGLVYSVAFSPDGRTLATGSGDATARLWNVTDPRRPVAITTLLRRTDERGETNAIAAVAFSPDGRSLATGSYDYTVRLWELTGPAPTGQADAVRPLQFGPDDRRLLLGPGRTPAVRAWTVDDRDGLTDPVDAPAAGSVTICRGTRLLVTATATAVRLSELGDARQVTELSRLNHGLVGDVPLPVCGHDGRLLAVLGARSRAARLWDISDARRPVALSAFTATGHTNSLNMAVFSTDNRILATAGIDHTARLWDLSDPRRPVAASTLAGHADAVNTAAFSPAGRLLATGANDGTIRLWDVTDPYHPLARATLTGHTAFLEEVMFSPDGRTLASSGGDRTVRLWDVADPGRPARLATLTGHTATVSAVAFTSDGRRLATASADGTVRTWDLDPDRVAARVCALAHPTLTRAEWDAHFPGIAYRPPCRTALSG; via the coding sequence ATGACAGTGCTGGGTTCATCGGCCGCCGCGAGTCCGGAGCGGATCGGGAACCGGGAGGACTTCGGCCGGGAGCTGTCCCTGCTGCGCCAGGTCGCGGGGCTGAGCGTCCGCCAGGTCGCGGCCCGGACCGGCGGCTACCGCAACCACAGCACCATCGGCGACTGGTTCGCCGGCCGCGGCCTGCCCGCCGCGTCCTCGCGTGAGCTCCTCGTCGAGGTGCTGCGGGCGTGCGGCGTCACCGACCCCGCGGCGACCGCCGAGTGGGTGGCGGCCTGGCAGCGCCTGCGGTGCTCGCCGGGCCCCCGCCCGCAGGGCCCGGAGCCGTACCGGGGCCTGGCGAGCTTCGAACCCGAGCACGCGGAGTGGTTCTTCGGGCGCGAGGCACTCACCGCCGAGCTGATCGACCGTCTCTCCACCGCGTACGCGGCGGGCGGCGGGATGCAGGTCGTCGTCGGCGCGTCCGGCTCGGGCAAGTCGTCGCTGCTGCGCGCCGGGCTGATCCACGCGGTGCGGTGCGGCGGCCTGTCCGGCGACGGCTGGTCGGTGCGGCTGTTCACCCCCGGACGCACGCCCCTCGACGAGCTCGCGGCCCAGCTTGCCGCCGCGGCCGGCGTGCCGCACGAAAAGGTGGCGGCGGGCCTGCGCGAGCACCCGGCGAGCGCGGCGGAGTACGCGCACCACCGCCTGCTGCTGGTCGTCGACCAGTTCGAGGAGGCGTTCACCACCTGCGAGGACCGCGCGCAGCGGCAGGCGTTCGTCACCGCGCTGTGCGCCGCCGCCGGTCCGGGGCGGGCCCTGGTCGTGATCGGGCTGCGGGCCGACTTCTACGCCCCGCTGCTGCGGCATCCCGAACTCGTGGCCGCGGTCCGCGCCAACCAGTTGACGGTCGCGCCGATGGCCGACGCGGACCTGCGCCGCGCGATCACCGAACCGGCGCGCAAGGCCGGCGTCGAGGTGACCGACGGCCTCGTCGAGCTGCTGCTCAGCGAGGGTCCCACCCGGTCGCACGACGCCGCCGTGCTCCCGCTGCTGTCCCACGCGCTGCTCGCGACGTGGCAGCACAGCCGCGACCGCCGGCTCACCGTCGCCGACTACCGGGAGGTCGGCGGGATCGACCGCGCCGTCGCGGCCACCGCCGACGCGGTGTACGCCGAGTTCGACGAGGACCGGCGCCACCTCGCGCGGCAGGTGTTCCTCGGCCTCGTACACGTCACCGCGGACGCGCCGGACACCCGGCGCCGCCGCGACCGGGCCGAACTCGTCATCGAGTGCGACGGCCCGGCCGACGAGGTGGCCGAGGTGCTCGACCGCTTCGTCGCCCAGCGGCTGATCACCGTGGACGCCGACCGGGTCCAGCTCAGCCACGAGGCGCTGCTGACCGCCTGGCCCGAGCTGCGCGGCTGGCTGGAGGCCGACCGCGCCGGCATGCTCACCCGCCGGCACCTCGTCGAGGCCGCCACCACCTGGCAGCGTGAGCAGCGCTGCGACACGGCCCTGTACCGCGGCGCCCGGCTCGCGGTGGCACGGGAATGGGCGCGGCGCACCGGTGCGCCGGCGCTGAGCCCGGTGGCCCGCGACTTCCTGGCCGCCTCGGTGGCCCGCGAGCACGCCGAGCAGCACACCGCCCGGCGGCGGACCCGGCGGCTGCGCCAGCTGGTCGCCGGGCTCACCCTGCTCTTCCTGCTCGCCACGACGATGACCGTGCTGGCGGTCCGGTCGCAGCGCGCCTCCGACCGGCAGCGCGACGAGGCCGTGTCCCGGCAGGTCGCGGAGGAGGTCGATCCGCTGCGGGGCGGCAACCCGGCCCTGGCCAACCAGCTGAGTCTGGCCGCGTACCGGCTGGCCCGGACGCCCGAGGCGCGGGGCGCGCTGCTCAGCTCGTTCGCCGCGCCGTACTCCATCCGGTTGACCGGGCACACCGGGTACGTGCACGACGTGCAGTTCAGCCCCGACCGCCGGCTGCTCGCCAGCGCGAGCAGCGACCGCACCGTACGGCTGTGGGACGTCACCGACCCGCACCGCCCCGCGCCGCGGGCCGTGCTCGACGCGGCGTCGGACTACGTGGCGTCGGTGACGTTCAGCCCGGACGGTGCAACCCTCGTCACCACCAGCGCCGACCACACGGTCGGCCTGTGGGACGTCCGCGACCCGGGCCGGGTCACCCGCACGGCCGTACTTACCGGTCACGGCGGCGCGGTCGACCAGGCGGCGTTCAGCCCCGACGGCCGCACGCTGGCCACCGCGAGCGGCGACCGCACCGTACGGCTGTGGGACGTCACGGACCGCCGGGACCCCCGCCCGCTGGCCAAGCTCGCCGGCGAGCGGGCGATGTTCTCCGTGGCGTTCAGCCCGGACGGCCGGACCCTGGCCGGCGGCGACGAGCGCGACGTCCGGCTCTGGGACGTCACCGATCCGCGGCGGCCTGGCGCCGCCGTCACGCTCACCGGGCACACCGGCGTGGTGAGCATGATCGCGTTCAGCCCGGACGGCCGGACGCTTGCCACCGGGAGCTACGACCGCACCGCGCGGCTGTGGAGCCTCGCCGGCGGCACCGGCCACGCGTCGAGCGTCATCACCGACCACACCGGCCTGGTGTACTCCGTGGCGTTCAGCCCGGACGGCCGGACCCTTGCCACCGGCAGCGGCGACGCGACGGCGCGGCTGTGGAACGTGACGGACCCCCGCAGGCCGGTCGCGATCACCACCCTGCTCCGCCGCACCGACGAACGCGGCGAGACCAACGCCATCGCCGCCGTCGCCTTCAGCCCGGACGGCCGGAGCCTGGCCACCGGCAGCTACGACTACACCGTACGGCTGTGGGAGCTGACCGGCCCGGCGCCGACCGGGCAGGCGGACGCGGTCCGTCCCCTCCAGTTCGGCCCGGACGACCGCCGGCTGCTGCTCGGACCGGGCCGGACCCCGGCGGTACGGGCCTGGACGGTCGACGACCGGGACGGGCTGACCGATCCGGTCGACGCGCCCGCGGCGGGATCGGTGACCATCTGCCGCGGCACCCGGCTGCTCGTCACCGCGACGGCGACCGCGGTACGGCTGTCCGAGCTGGGCGACGCACGGCAGGTCACGGAGCTGTCGCGGCTGAACCACGGCCTGGTCGGCGACGTGCCGCTGCCCGTGTGCGGCCACGACGGGCGGCTGCTGGCCGTGCTCGGCGCGCGCAGCCGGGCCGCACGGCTGTGGGACATCAGCGACGCACGCCGCCCGGTCGCCCTGTCCGCGTTCACGGCGACCGGGCACACCAACTCGCTGAACATGGCCGTCTTCAGCACCGACAACCGCATCCTCGCGACCGCCGGCATCGACCACACCGCGCGGCTGTGGGACCTGAGCGACCCGCGCCGTCCGGTCGCGGCGTCGACGCTCGCCGGGCACGCCGACGCGGTGAACACCGCCGCGTTCAGCCCGGCCGGCCGGCTCCTCGCGACCGGCGCCAACGACGGCACCATCCGGCTCTGGGACGTGACCGACCCCTACCACCCGCTGGCGCGGGCCACGCTGACCGGGCACACCGCCTTCCTCGAGGAGGTCATGTTCAGCCCGGACGGCCGCACGCTCGCCAGCAGCGGCGGCGACCGCACCGTGCGGCTGTGGGACGTCGCCGACCCCGGCCGGCCGGCGCGGCTCGCCACCCTGACCGGCCACACGGCGACCGTGAGCGCCGTGGCGTTCACCTCCGACGGCCGCCGGCTGGCCACCGCGAGCGCCGACGGCACGGTCCGGACCTGGGACCTGGACCCCGACCGGGTCGCCGCGCGGGTCTGCGCGCTCGCGCACCCCACGCTCACCCGCGCCGAGTGGGACGCCCATTTCCCCGGCATCGCCTACCGGCCGCCGTGCCGTACGGCGCTGTCCGGCTGA